The DNA window ATTCTAGCTAGATGAACTGGTTAACTATTAGAAAAAGAAATAATATTGATTACCTCTTGTCCTTTAAGCAATCTTTCACTGTGCGGATGAGCTGCTCAACTGTCTCTAACATCTGTGACTGGTCAAAATGGCTCTTGCTTATTTGAGACAATATATCTCTAAGAAGTTTCTTCATATCTGGAGTTTGTGATACAGACACCCCGGCTATCAAAAGCAGCTTCAGTGATTTTGTGGTACACCTCCATGGCGAGAGTGGTCTTCCCCTGTCCACCTATCCCATAGATGGAcaccaccttgtgctccttgtctTCACATCTCAATAAGCTGATGATCTCCTCACGAGGAGCATCGATTCCAACAAGATCCCTGGCCTCCTGAAAGAGTGCAGGTGCTCGAGGATCCAACGACACTGGCTGAGATGAGAAGGCGAGGAGACACTGATTGATGTCGTAGTAGCGTTTCCCCCTACTCGCTCTGCTCGCTCACGAGCCTCTTGAGTCGTCGGATCTCCTCTGCTATTCCTCTGTCCTTGAACAACGTTTTCACCATTTGAATGGCCTTGTGCACGAAGTTGGCTGTGGAACCTCCATCTCCATGGCTGTGATTGAGCACAAAACGGTCGATGCAATCCTCAATATCGTAGGACAGCTCACGCACCTTGCTCCTCCAGTCTTTGGCGAGTGGATCGATCTGgtcgtcgtccttgtcttcgagCCTCAGCAGCATGGCTTCCATGGTGCGCAGCTCGTCTTGCAGGGACCGAATCCCTTGCTTGACATCTCTGGCGAGGTTGTACTTGTCGGTGAGCATGTCGGCCAGCTTGCCGATGACGGAGCCCATCACGCTCGTGGCGGCGTTCGCCATCACTTCGGCCATCTCGACTCGCAGAGGCAGAGCACTCACTCTCAGTGAAATGCTAGCTACCTTGTGTggggtggtgtggtggtgaaatGCAAGCAACGTGGGTTGGCCGTGCCTCACTCTCAGACAGATGAGTTAGTCAAGTCAAGTCGAGGTGTCCCCGCGTTGTCGTCCAAATAATTGTCGACCGCCGAGATCCAGCAGCAGGGAGCACAGCTGGGCAACGGCGCAAGAGATCAGTGCTTGCCCGTGACACACTTTCATCGGTGGAGGCGGCGAGAGCCGGAGAGGGATCAGAGGTGTGGACCCACATGCCCTGTGCCAGGAGAGACCGAGACAGAACGGAGACTCTGGACGCAAGTTACTGTACGTACACTACACCTCCTGTAAAATTCGACTGCCGGTTTTGAACAGTGCTTCCATCAACTTCATTGCCGTAGGGTAATTTCATTGCCGTAGGGTAATTTCATTGACGCACATCAATTCTTAGCtcttgtccaaacattcgatgggacagggactaaaatttccctgtagtaaccaaacacccccttattccAGCAGCTGAACACTCTGAATTTATTGCTTTGAGTACTGTGAGGGAGGAGTGTCACATCAATTCTTAGCTCATGGTGGCGCAAATAGTGGGATTCCTTTTTCACGAAGTCTCCCTCCGTAACCACTTTCCTTCCACTTTATTTGCGCAAATGGTGGCGCAAATAAACTTTATTTTATCTTTATTTATTCCTAAAGACACGAATTTGCACTGGGAACGACACGAAGTTTCCTTCCACTTTCCTCCGTACCCACTTTCCTttcaccaactctccctccgtttTTCTATTTCGGCTGGGCCACCTTTGTCCGTGTGACaagtggtggtggccggcgggcaACTTGGTTCAAGACTAATAATAACTCTCGAGTCCTGAGTCCTGTCGTCGTCTAGTTCTAGTAGTAATTAACTATCTGGTCCCTTCATTCTCACTAACGCGCAAACCAAAGTTG is part of the Miscanthus floridulus cultivar M001 chromosome 9, ASM1932011v1, whole genome shotgun sequence genome and encodes:
- the LOC136479772 gene encoding disease resistance protein RGA5-like gives rise to the protein MAEVMANAATSVMGSVIGKLADMLTDKYNLARDVKQGIRSLQDELRTMEAMLLRLEDKDDDQIDPLAKDWRSKVRELSYDIEDCIDRFVLNHSHGDGGSTANFVHKAIQMVKTLFKDRGIAEEIRRLKRLEARDLVGIDAPREEIISLLRCEDKEHKVVSIYGIDMKKLLRDILSQISKSHFDQSQMLETVEQLIRTVKDCLKDKRYFILIDDIWSVSAWELVRSALPVNDNGSKIITTTRIEAVAKSCCTDIAAQMYQAKPLSHEDSQRLFFKRLFLSGDDCHPDLRKDVALISLNLCAGRCCQNNGLLTTRPKGTVVLQATMLIAAFVLELTFWSVKRGYDLSFTFSFLFTCLIVLLVYIII